In Elephas maximus indicus isolate mEleMax1 chromosome 7, mEleMax1 primary haplotype, whole genome shotgun sequence, the following proteins share a genomic window:
- the LOC126079879 gene encoding olfactory receptor 5AP2-like: MIRYMKETQGGNQTEVTEFILLGLSDNPDLQVILFVVFLLIYMATIVGNLGMILLIKVDSCLHTPMYFFLSSLSFVDAAHSSSVTPKMLMNLVTEDKTVTFKECAAQFYFYGSFLGTECFLLAMMAYDRYSAIWNPLLYPVLMSGRICFILVATSFLAGFGNGAIHTGMTFRLSFCRSNRINHFYCDIPPLLEISCSDIYINGIVTMAFSTFNVISSVVTVLFSYLCILIAILRMPSVEGRYKAFSTCASHLTAVTIFFGTILFTYLRPTSSYSMEQGKVVSVFYTVVIPMLNPLIYSLKNKDVKEALKKVLQKTIL; the protein is encoded by the coding sequence ATGATAAGGTACATGAAAGAGACCCAAGGTGGGAACCAAACAGAAGTGACAGAGTTTATTCTCTTAGGACTCTCAGACAACCCAGATCTACAAGTTATCCTTTTTGTAGTGTTTCTATTAATCTATATGGCTACTATAGTAGGCAATTTGGGGATGATCTTGCTGATTAAGGTTGATTCCTgtctccacactcccatgtacttcttcctcagcaGCCTCTCCTTTGTTGATGCTGCCCACTCTTCTTCTGTGACTCCCAAGATGCTGATGAATCTTGTGACTGAGGATAAGACCGTTACTTTCAAAGAATGTGCTGCccaattctacttctatggctCCTTCCTTGGGACTGAGTGCTTCCTGTTGGCTATGATGGCATATGACCGCTACTCAGCCATTTGGAACCCCCTGCTATACCCAGTTCTCATGTCTGGGAGAATTTGCTTCATACTAGTGGCTACCTCATTCCTTGCAGGCTTTGGGAATGGAGCCATTCACACAGGGATGACTTTTAGATTGTCCTTTTGTAGATCTAATAGGATCAACCATTTCTACTGTGATATTCCACCTCTGCTTGAAATCTCTTGCTCTGACATCTACATCAATGGCATTGTCACCATGGCTTTCTCCACTTTTAATGTCATCAGCTCTGTTGTTACTGTCCTTTTTTCCTACCTGTGTATCCTCATCGCCATCTTGAGAATGCCCTCAGTAGAAGGCAGGtacaaagccttctccacctgtgcctcccacctcacTGCTGTCACCATATTCTTTGGGACGATTCTTTTCACTTACTTGCGCCCAACATCTAGCTACTCAATGGAGCAGGGCAAGGTTGTCTCTGTCTTTTATACTGTGGTGATCCCTATGCTGAATCCCCTCATCTACAGTTTGAAAAATAAGGATGTGAAAGAGGCCCTAAAGAAGGTCTTACAGAAAACCATACTGTGA